Proteins encoded together in one Desulfovibrio sp. UCD-KL4C window:
- a CDS encoding Cache 3/Cache 2 fusion domain-containing protein, whose translation MFKKLSFQAKLMLGAVAIVMATIISMTVINLYKVQTSLNMLGKTSMTSIAEGVHSLMEMQNDIILDKVKADIDIMDKRIFSLGFPKLNKRAPLTVTITNQVTKQSENVTIPSLEFGGIVMNGSFDIVDDLQKTVGGTATVFQVLPNKLLRVSTNVLKTDGNRATGTYIPSSSPVYKSVMAGKTYYGMAYVVNGWYITAYKPLQSLRGKVVSVIFVGRKIITPAFESSVSTANVGGKGYATIFNKKGKILLHPTMKDKNLSEKPYWNKFEQTTDGFVSYNEGGKERVAFITFFKPWKWSFAFIMNKEDMTHGVDKDIFITNIIIAVIALIVSVIILMLLIKYTTQPLHSLSKFTAKVSQGNYDSDLEYEVNDVVGETIVSVKNMVLELKHKLGFSSGLLNGLTLPCVVVDLEENITFTNKHLLDKFGCSGTQDDYIGTSIRQLLNHSTITENITECIRTNQNLTNIEISAENKNGKTFFAVIDIAPLHDLDNKLIGAFMIMNDVTTIKENEQAITAQSEKIAETASEADDISDQLSSAADELSAQVEQSRRGAETQQERASETATAMEEMNSTVLEVARNAGEASENARETKEKALEGQKLVGQVVSSIKALETNSEELRASMEQLGLQTESIGSVINVITDIADQTNLLALNAAIEAARAGEAGRGFAVVADEVRKLAEKTMDATKQVGEAISSIQDSTRKNIAATDTSVESIVESTDLVARSGKALDEIVNMVETSADQIHGIATAAEQQSATSEEINRATDEINQISAESAQATEQSAGAIAEVAELASQIKELIRNMQS comes from the coding sequence ATGTTTAAGAAGTTATCTTTTCAAGCAAAACTGATGCTTGGAGCTGTTGCAATAGTTATGGCAACCATCATATCCATGACAGTGATCAATCTGTACAAAGTGCAAACATCTTTGAATATGTTAGGCAAAACATCCATGACATCTATTGCAGAGGGAGTACACTCTCTCATGGAAATGCAAAATGATATCATTCTTGATAAAGTCAAAGCCGACATCGACATTATGGATAAAAGGATATTTTCTTTAGGGTTTCCAAAGCTGAATAAACGTGCACCTCTTACTGTCACCATTACGAACCAAGTAACAAAGCAAAGTGAAAACGTAACTATCCCATCTTTGGAGTTTGGTGGAATAGTTATGAACGGGTCATTTGATATAGTTGATGACTTGCAAAAAACAGTAGGTGGAACGGCTACAGTTTTTCAAGTCCTACCTAATAAACTTTTAAGAGTTTCCACTAATGTTTTAAAAACTGATGGAAATAGGGCAACAGGAACATATATACCTTCCAGCAGTCCTGTTTATAAATCAGTAATGGCAGGTAAAACATATTATGGAATGGCATACGTAGTTAACGGATGGTACATAACAGCTTATAAACCTTTACAAAGTCTTAGAGGAAAAGTTGTCAGCGTAATCTTTGTAGGACGCAAAATTATAACTCCTGCATTCGAAAGTTCAGTAAGCACTGCCAATGTAGGCGGCAAAGGATACGCAACCATTTTCAATAAAAAAGGTAAGATCCTTCTCCATCCAACAATGAAGGATAAGAACTTATCTGAAAAGCCTTACTGGAATAAATTTGAACAAACCACTGATGGATTTGTCAGTTATAATGAAGGCGGAAAAGAAAGAGTTGCATTCATAACTTTCTTTAAACCGTGGAAATGGTCTTTTGCATTCATAATGAATAAAGAAGATATGACTCACGGGGTAGATAAAGATATTTTCATTACCAATATCATCATTGCAGTCATCGCTCTTATCGTCTCAGTTATTATTCTAATGCTTCTTATTAAATATACGACACAACCTCTGCACAGCCTTTCAAAATTTACTGCAAAAGTATCACAAGGAAATTACGACTCAGATCTAGAATATGAAGTTAACGATGTCGTAGGCGAAACGATTGTTTCGGTTAAAAACATGGTTTTAGAACTCAAACATAAACTAGGTTTTTCAAGTGGCCTGTTAAACGGCTTAACTCTTCCGTGTGTTGTCGTAGACCTTGAAGAAAATATCACTTTCACTAACAAGCACTTGCTTGATAAATTCGGCTGTTCAGGAACACAAGACGATTATATAGGAACATCCATTCGTCAATTGCTCAATCATTCTACTATTACTGAAAACATAACTGAGTGCATTCGAACTAACCAAAACCTGACAAATATCGAAATATCCGCGGAAAATAAAAACGGTAAGACATTCTTTGCAGTAATAGACATTGCGCCGCTACATGACCTTGATAATAAACTTATTGGTGCATTCATGATTATGAATGATGTGACTACCATCAAAGAAAACGAACAGGCCATTACAGCTCAGAGTGAAAAAATTGCGGAAACTGCATCCGAAGCTGATGACATTTCAGATCAACTTTCATCTGCAGCAGACGAACTGTCCGCACAGGTTGAACAATCACGCCGAGGAGCAGAAACTCAGCAGGAAAGAGCAAGCGAAACGGCAACCGCTATGGAAGAAATGAACTCAACAGTTCTTGAAGTTGCACGCAATGCAGGTGAAGCTTCTGAAAATGCAAGAGAAACAAAAGAAAAGGCACTTGAAGGACAAAAACTAGTCGGCCAAGTAGTTAGCTCTATAAAAGCTCTTGAGACAAATTCTGAAGAACTGAGAGCCAGTATGGAACAGCTTGGACTTCAGACCGAATCTATCGGCTCTGTAATAAATGTTATTACCGACATTGCAGACCAGACTAACTTACTGGCACTTAACGCTGCAATTGAAGCTGCCAGAGCAGGTGAAGCAGGACGTGGATTTGCAGTTGTTGCGGATGAAGTCCGTAAGCTTGCGGAAAAAACCATGGACGCCACAAAACAGGTCGGAGAGGCAATTTCATCCATCCAAGACAGTACTCGTAAAAATATCGCTGCAACAGATACTTCTGTTGAATCTATAGTTGAATCAACCGATCTTGTTGCCAGATCAGGCAAAGCTTTAGATGAAATAGTAAATATGGTTGAAACGTCCGCTGACCAGATTCACGGCATAGCAACTGCCGCGGAACAACAATCCGCAACAAGTGAAGAAATCAACAGAGCAACTGACGAGATCAATCAGATATCAGCTGAGTCTGCTCAGGCTACCGAACAATCAGCAGGAGCTATTGCAGAGGTCGCCGAACTGGCCTCACAGATTAAAGAACTTATTAGAAATATGCAGTCATAG
- a CDS encoding D-sedoheptulose 7-phosphate isomerase, with protein sequence MSQTALQKVLDHARSGLEVREAFFEQDAQSVVEISRAMAVRLAQGSKILFCGNGGSAADCQHLAAELVNRFKLERPPLPGLALTTDSSILTSIGNDYSFDMIFEKQVAALGAPGDVLVGISTSGTSPNVIKALKEAKRKQMVTIGMTGLSSGEMLPICDHIVSIPSKDTAIVQEVHIAVGHLFCELIDHFLFEAVSELEPYLTS encoded by the coding sequence ATGTCCCAAACAGCTCTGCAAAAAGTACTTGATCACGCCCGCTCCGGACTTGAAGTAAGAGAAGCCTTTTTTGAACAGGACGCCCAATCAGTTGTTGAAATTTCCAGAGCTATGGCTGTCCGCCTTGCTCAGGGTTCAAAAATTTTATTCTGCGGTAATGGTGGCAGTGCAGCAGACTGTCAACACCTTGCCGCGGAACTGGTGAACAGGTTTAAACTTGAACGCCCACCATTGCCAGGACTTGCCCTTACTACCGACTCATCAATACTCACGTCAATTGGAAACGACTATTCCTTTGATATGATATTTGAAAAGCAAGTTGCAGCCTTAGGAGCACCGGGAGACGTACTAGTTGGAATCAGTACTTCCGGCACCAGTCCGAATGTAATAAAAGCACTCAAAGAAGCTAAACGGAAACAGATGGTGACAATAGGCATGACCGGCCTAAGTTCAGGTGAAATGCTTCCTATTTGTGATCATATCGTAAGCATTCCAAGTAAAGATACAGCCATTGTGCAGGAAGTCCATATTGCTGTCGGACATTTGTTCTGTGAGCTTATCGACCATTTCCTTTTTGAAGCAGTATCTGAACTGGAGCCATACCTTACTTCATAA
- a CDS encoding LysE family translocator produces the protein MDGLTLAFIPIVAILTITPGSDTMLVVNNTLTRSTSDGLCTVVGVNAGLLVHAMASAFGLSMILMNSATAFEFVKMAGALYIIYLGIQSLRRSRTDSEELQVINNGFKRNFSSSVREGFLTNVLNPKVAVFYLALLPQFISPADDIIEKSFLLMSIHICMGVLWLGSLSLTLGKMRPLISGSKFKKRLEALSGVVFIALGLKIALSKN, from the coding sequence ATGGATGGACTGACTCTGGCTTTTATTCCGATTGTTGCAATCTTAACCATCACTCCCGGTTCTGATACTATGCTGGTTGTTAACAATACGCTAACCCGCTCAACATCAGACGGGCTATGTACAGTGGTGGGAGTTAACGCAGGGCTGCTTGTCCATGCAATGGCATCTGCATTCGGTCTGTCCATGATTCTCATGAACTCTGCGACGGCATTTGAATTCGTTAAAATGGCCGGAGCCCTCTATATTATTTACCTTGGAATACAATCCCTGCGGCGCAGCAGAACGGACTCAGAAGAATTACAAGTCATAAACAACGGCTTTAAGCGAAATTTTTCATCATCTGTCCGCGAAGGATTTCTGACTAATGTTCTAAACCCCAAAGTGGCTGTATTCTATCTTGCACTTCTGCCACAATTTATATCCCCTGCCGATGATATTATTGAAAAATCTTTTTTACTTATGAGCATTCATATCTGTATGGGAGTTCTATGGCTTGGGTCTTTATCTCTAACTCTTGGAAAAATGCGCCCGCTTATTTCCGGTAGTAAGTTTAAAAAAAGACTCGAAGCTCTCTCCGGTGTGGTATTTATAGCACTTGGACTTAAAATAGCCCTATCTAAAAATTAG